TGTCAAAATATCTCCCGGTAACAAAAGTATACATTTAGTGCTCTAAAATTGTTCTGCATATAAATTTTTCCTTGAAAATCTAGTCTACAACTCAGTATCAAGCCATCTATCCTACCTGGTGGCAGTGAGGGAGTGCCAGTGACCATCAGCGAGGGAGACTCGTGAGAGGCacagagtggtggtggttttggatTGTAGGTGCAGCACTGCACACAGGTGCCCTCCTACTAGCTGTACAGACCAGCTGTCCCGCCCATGCTGTGAGGATAGCACCACCAGCTCACCCCTACTCTTCAGGGTGCGGAACCTGCCGGCAGGATGTGTTAACAGTGTGGCCAATGCCTGCAACTCTGACAACAAGCTCTGTGAAGGTGTTCACTCCTACCtgagggagatggaggtggtgtaGGCCAGTGGTGAGAAGGACAGAGCCACCTTGACATAACTGTTGGGGAAGAAGGTGGCTGGTATGGTTGGCAAGTCACAGCCTGGGCCGCTCCATCCTGGATGGCACTCACACTGCAGTGAACTAGGTGATCCTTGGCACCTGCAGCATATGAAGAGAATCATGAATACATATACACCTTGTCTGTGTAGTTGGTGGCAGGCATAACAAATCTAGCTATTACACAAACATACAGGATGTCCAGTGTCATTGTTAAAGTCATTTTTTATTTAGGATTTCATTCTCATTATGGCTCTATAACATGTCTGAATCACACTGACCTGCCATGGACCCCACACTGGAGGAGGTTAGCCCTGCATTCTGTGGCAGGACATCCTGGACTACTTGCCTTGCTGAGGACTCTGTCACCCAGGTCCACCAGCTACAGAAACATAATACAGTCAACAAGAATTGGTGCACAAGGTAAATAAGTTATAAATTGGCACTTTCTGAATTATTTCTGAAAACAAGCCCATCTATAtacaatacataaaatatcaaaTTCTTATTGCCATTATCTTTTCTAGATAAGAATTCTCTCACATTAATAGTAAGTAAATAACCTGAGACTCACCTTTCCATTtactctaagatttctgatacAACCTTGAAAATGTGGAGGATGGGGCAGCACTGAATTCCCTTCTGCCATCAAGGGAGGCAAAGGATGCACCAGCCCACCCACCTGAAGCACCCCCCTGGTGTTGAGGACACGAGCATTATGCGGCAGCCTGGTAGTGCCGTGACATGTGTGGCCATCAGGAAGGAGGGGGGTTAGTGTGTGGTTCTGAGTGAGAGAAGGCATTGGCAGCTCATCCCAGCTATCACCCACACACAGGTCCACAATCATTTCCACCATCTGTGGACAGGAAAAATTTAGTGTGTGTACATATTTCCTAATTGTAATTCCCTGAAGTACACTtgtgtggtcctgtctccatatctatacaaAAGCCTACATATTAAATTTTTCCTTTAGCTTGTATTCCCTTCTACTTTCATGATTGGTTGTCTCTTTCAGTAATTGTGTCATTATCTACTTCTTATATTTTACTTACCAACTGTATGtaagtgtgggagtgtgtgtgagtattactTAGCCTTGTGAACCAACAGCACCTCACCTCATGCTTCCAGATAAGGTCTATCCTGTGCCACGTGTTGTCagctagggaggaggaggagttgagggtgagggtgatgggGCCGCCACCCAGGTCCAGCAGCAGCACCGGTTGTCCCTCACGCAGCTCCAGCAGCAACAAGTCACGGCTGCCTGGTTCGGTGTCCTGGTCTGGTCCAGAGTAAAGCAGTGCAGCTGCTCTCACTGTGCTCAACACTTCTAAGCTCAAATGCACCTCAGCACAGGGTGGGATAGGTGGCACCCACGCCCATGCCCCATCTTGTGCAGGACCAGTACTCCCATCATGCCTGCCTCCAGTGCCTTGGAAGTGTCTGGACAACACCTTACATTGAGAGCCTAAGGTGCCATGAGGGCAGATacacctgtgagagagagagagagagagagagagagagagagagagagagagagagagagagagagagagagagagagagagagagagagagagagagagagagagagagagagagagagagagagagagagagagagagagagagagagagagagagagagagagagagagagagagagagagagagagagagagagagagaacggttaAGCATTAGTAATATTATGCAAAGATAGTGCTCTACAGGTTAGCCGACAAGTAACTTGTGACAATTTTTATGAAGAATCCAATTCCATCAATTGGTGTGCAGATTCTGTTTGCATAAAGTGCTTACCTAGTGCCTGAGGATGTACTGAGGCACCTGCCACCATTGAGGCAAGTGTCAGGGGTGCACATGCTGGCTCGGATAGGTGTGGTGGAGCTTGTGCACCCACAGGgtccctgcaccaccaccagcggccCCACCACCGCAGAAGAATTAGCGTCCACCACACTGAAGTCATCTGCAAGGCCAACCCAGcagccacccacacacctcTCCTCCGCCACAGTGACTGGCGTGATGGCCGAGGGTTCATGGCAGGGGACCACACCCACATCCTGCACGTTGACTCCTAGTGTTGAACTCAGCTGTGGAGGACAAcataaaatttgaaaaatttCATACCACTTGTAACTTAAAGCAAGTGCCTGACAGTGGCAGCTCGCCTAATGAAGCCTAGTTGCAGTGCCTCAAACACTCGCTTATCATGCTGTCTAAGAAAGGAAGCCGTCTTTTACCTCATTTTTGTGATATAGTAAAATGTAGTCAAAGTTGGCAATTCCAGCAGCAGATAGCCAAATGCGTGTTGCGggattccttccctccacaggCTGCACTGATAGCACCTGCACCACTCCACCTCCGCCAGCCCACGTGCGCGCTGCACCCACCAGGCGACTCAGAACTGAAGGCCCACCCTGAACGTAGAGAAACATTTAGCCTTACAGTCATGCAAGAAGCGCACCACTAAAACAGTCATAAATATCTGATCACTAGCGTACGAGATTAAAATCTTATGTACGTaccaaaaggaaaaacaaatcaataaataatcatataataataataataataataataataataataataataataataataataataataataataataataataataataataataataatatcaataataaatgataataacaataacgatcaCGTGTAACATAAGATTAAATCAACTTCCTAGTTAACCATCAGAAAATTTAATTGTCATTCAACTTATTGTAGTATAATTTACATAATACTTGATAATGATCACTAAATGCATACGAACATTCATTATCTATGTTATCAGTATTAGTGCAAAGTGCATAAATTTTAAAACATTGCCAAACCTAGGTCTGTGAACCGATGACCTTGATCTTGAGGCGCGACCTAGCTATGGAGAGGTGACGGgaggcctgtgtgtgtataagaCATACACCACTGGAGAATACATCGTTCTTTACAGATCACTTCGCAACAACCAGACACAAGGCAGCTAATGTACGTACCTTGGCATCTGGTCTCACAACAGCGTCAGTGTCTGCTGCCAGTGTGAGCGGCGTGGTGTGGGTTATCTCGCTTGGCTGGAGTGATTTTACTTGGACCGTCACGTTGGCTTCCACATCATCCTGTCCTTGGCTACTGTCACTCACCACGAATGAAAGGTGGTACCTGCTGGCAAGGTAAAATATCTACAAGAATAATTACCAGGCACAGTGAAACGCGCCGTCAACCCAGCAGACCAGAGTATGTGTATGTAAACAGAAACAAGATTACAAAACTGGTGGTTTCTGAAAGCATAAATAAGTGATAGAGTTACCAGTGTTTTAGCCCTATGAATTTGTCATGAATGTTGTAATAGTCCTAATACCAAGAGTTTGCATCCCTACCGGCCGTCTGGCGTGGAGGGCGCCATGGACAAGTGGCCGCTGGAAGTGTCCAGGAAGAAGCCAGCCTGAGGGGCCCTCCAGGCGTAGGTTTTTGACGCTGCGTCCCAGTCGTCTGGATCCTGCACGTAGACACGCCCCAAGGGCACTGCCGCTCCCTGCCGCTGAGAAAGTGACGGAGATAcacgctggagagagagagagagagagagagagagagagagagagagagagagagagagagagagagagagagagagagagagatgggggaaaagacggaaagagtgcggggggagagggagatagggaaaagagagaggtgtTACTTAGGAaccacacacactgaacacagCGCGAGGCAGACCTGCATGGTGTGCACGGTGACGGTCTTGGCGGCGGGCGCCATAGGGTTGTCGTTGACGTCGGCCACGTGCAGGGTGAGGGTGACGGTGGCGGTGAGGGACGGCCACCCGGCGTCGCCCACCACCAGGGGCACTAGCAGGGCGGGACGCTCCTCTCGGTCCAGAGCTGCCCGCGTCcacaccacgcccacgccccGGCCGTCGTCCCCTCCTGCATCAAACACAGGAAGGCGTCAGCCAGAGAGGCAAGTCTCGCTCCCTTCGGAGGCGGAGGTGCAGCTCCACTGAAAACAAGTGTAGCCAAGTGTACAGAGTGTTGGCGCGACTCACTCCTGTCCAGCGTGACTCTGATGCTGTCGGTGACGTGGGGCGGCGCGCGGGGGTCCAGGGAGATGGTGAAGGGCGGCCCGTGACCCTGCCGCCAGTCGTCGGGGTCACCCAGCTTGACCCGCGCCACCAGCTGTGCCTGGCTGTTCTCCATCACCTGCACCTCGCGAGGTTCAGACAGGAACGGCGGGTTGTCGTTCACGTCTGTCACGTTGATCTGTTGAGTATTGGGGCTCACTGATAAAACTAAGAAAGCACCATTTACATTAAACTCAGGGCACATTTTCCGAACTCTTTCCTCATACAAGTGACCGCACCAACTCTCCCACTCCACCGCGCTGTAATGTTTATTTCATGCATTGTTGCAATTTTCACTGATATTGCCCCACATTGGCAGTCTCGATACACGAGATTTGTAAGTCATTCTCGAACCAATTTTGTTTTATCCTCCAAATGCAAAGTAAATCACTTCTTTTAtgttttactccttttcctacGCAAACAAAGGAACAGTTCGTTCCTCTTTGTaatccatcttcctccttcgcgaaatatgaaaatgcaattCTATATTAAAAAATACCAAGCagatttcttttgtcttacctACGTTAGAAATAGAACTGTTTCAAGTTTTGCTTCTGAGAAGAAAAATGGTTGCCTATGCTGCTTAAAACATCACATAGCAGCTTTTTCACAGATATCTAATTTCTATTTAATACCTTTgtactatttttatttgtttgtttgcttcacTTGTTCTATAACGCACTGCTATTATTTTCAGCATCCCCAAACACCGTGACGAGTCTGTTCAAAGGTGGAGAATCAAGCGGCGAAGAAAACGTTGCTGCGCAATCGTCCTCCAAGGTTGGTCGAGTCTTTCCCTTCCTGACAGTCATGACGAATAAACACAGTTGGGAATGAGGCCGCCGTACGGGGTCACAGGTTGTAAAGAGAGTTTATTGTCCACAATTGTCCTGATATGGTCAgttaccatacacacacacacacacacacacacacacacacacacacacactctctctctctctctctctctctctctctctctctctctctcagtcatcgttcatcattttcttttccttcatttcctcttccttaatatCACCTCGCTCCATCTCTAGGTCTGCAGAGGCTGTTGCTCATTGGCCGTGAGGGCAATATTATACTGAGCTCCTCACCTCAAAGCTCCCTCATGATATTGCGGCGCGCGCTGGTTGTTATATTCAGTAAAGGGTgttataacagaaaaaaaaaactaagaaatgaaaaaagaacccGACATTTTACACCTACTTCTTTTGACTGCTTATTATCATCCATCATCCGAAttcttaggtgtgtgtgtgtgtgtgtgtgtgtgtgtgtgtgtgtgtgtgtgtgtgtgtgtgtgtgtgtgtgtgtgtgtgtgtgtgtgtgtgtgtgtgtgtgtgtgtgtgtgtgtgtgtgtgtgtgtgttacgagaATGAGTTTTAGCCGGTCTTCAGATCGTTCACAAATATCATCCTTTTAGTTTGTTGCCATCGATTAAACAAATTCAATTTATGGAGGAACAAATTGAATGTTGTCAAATATCATTCAATTAAATTCTTACATTAAGTTCTCCCGCCGATCGAACATTTTCCAACTGTCACGATGAACTCACACGAGTATTTATAACGAAAAAGTACACACTCAAAACCATCGTTAATTGTGTACTGTTTTTCAATATTGTTGCGTGTTGCCTTTGTCATGTGTCACTGAATTGGAACACCGAGCACCCTAACAATTTACTGAGTTTACAAGGGCAACATTAACATCAAAATATTCCGCCGACAACAGAtctacgtgtatatatatatatatatatatatatatatatatatatatatatatatatatatatatatatatatatatatatgtcgctGCAAACTCTCATAATTCTTCTCTAAGTAAATGAACAAAGCTATTCTTACAATAATCATCGCATGGTTCATCCGGTCTACTTTTACTTGTCAACATGTACACTCACAGCgagggtggcagtggcagtCCGTGGCGGCGACCCATCGTCCACCGCCCACACTAAGGCATTATGAGTGTCCGCGGTCTCCCGGTCCAGATTACCCACCAGACGCACAGTCCCAGTCTCGTCTACGGCAAACTGGTGGCCGGGATCGCTGTCCGGGGCCACCTGATAGCGGACCCGGCTTTCTCCAccctgaggaaggagagagaggggctgcACGAATGGTATAGTTTGTGAATTTAATAACCTTTACTCTTAATGTTAATTCTACATATGATTACTGATATGCATCTCGATAAAAGTATTCTTAACAAGATTTACATTTCGATAACATATAATAAACCATGAACtcaatttaaccctttcagtaccatgacgcatttccatattcattctgcttactatttcatgcTTTTATGCAGCCTAATACTCATATAGGGgattagaaaagagaagactgtggccattaattttctgacctccacagacccttcccaatgtcaataaaatggtcttaatcgtacacaaatctcaaggtaaaaatgtgtcccattattgaaggggttaagtaaagTACATTctatatttacttacttattttctctctctttctctgacaacaccatacatacatacactctttCTATTCAAGCATTCTTACTCACGTTGTCAGGATCGAGGGCGATGAAGGAGGCCAGGAGGGAGCCCCGCGGGGTGTCCTCGGGCAGCGTCAGATAGATGGCGTCCTCACTGAACACTGGATCATTGTCGTTCTCATCCACCAGACTTAGCCGCACCTTGGTTTCGGCCACGTGTTCCTTCCgcccccatccttcctccccctgAGAACATACGCTGCCTATGAATTCATTAACCGTTTCACTGCGATATGAATCAGTAAGAGTCAGTATAAAAGTACCATAAGTGATGCATggaatctttataagcatctacaagaaagtgtaggattaaaaagaatatattttccaATTTTTACGTTGGTTGAAGATTGTAGGTGGCTATAAAACAAGCATGTCTCAGAGTTTAGCAATTAGAAACATGTATCGAATAGCAGTGACAGAGTTAAGGTGTCGCGTACTATCATGTAGGCTCGGTTTGTAgtcactatttctttcttcggtTTGAGTGCGGCTCTTAAGGTGAGTCTCCTTAACTGAACTATTTGAAAGAAAAGTCATGGAAGTGAGCACGAGCCACCTGTGTACTGTCGGCGTGGCGTTAATAAATGGACACAGGATCCGCGGTTGTGAATTCCTaccccaccatcacaacaaagcAAGAATAGAGCCGATTCATTTTTCATATCttcatatctttcttatttGCGAGGCACTGGGTTCAATTTCCCGGTCTGCTGTACGTCCCTGAGGCGTCTGAAAgccatatttgtttttttttttttttttttatgttatcaaATAATATATAACATTCTTTGGCTCGACACTACGTATATACATGcacggaaatagaaaaaaaaattataatggaagataaaaataataaatgtaaaaaagacaatTATAAGTCAATGTGAAACGTAGAACTCTAaaaatcaatgagagagagagagagagagagagagagagagagagagagagagagagagagagagagagagagagagagagagagagagagagagagagagagagagagagagagagagagagagagagagagagagagagagagagagagggggcaaaCATGGATTGGGGGGTAAACCAAAAATATTATTGAAATACATATCTCGTCACAGGTGAGGCAGGAACCGGGCGCGGGAACCAATATGAAGCACAAATGTGAAACAAATCCTGAAAcgctagttttttttatttattgcttcCAGACTTGTTCCTGGTCCGTAACTCCGTGATGTGTCCCATCAGGTACGATTGTTTAATGCATTGCACCTCTTATGTGAATCTATTTACAGTAACCCACATAACGTGATGCGCACGGGCCGAAAAAATATCTAGAATCTTTTAGTTTCCTAAATAAATGTCATGTTCGTCCTACATCACTATAAGAGTAACTTTAATCTCACTAACCTAAAGAAATAGCACATTATAAAGTAgatatagcaaaaaaaaaaaataaataaaaaaaaaaaaaaaaaaaaaaaaatatatatatatatatatatatatatatatatatatatatatatatatatatatatatatatatatatatatattaaaaggaCCACAGCAATTGCGTCAGTGGAGAAGagagcaatgtgtgtgtgttcgtgtactTACCAGGTCCGTCACCTGAACCCTGAAGTGGAAGCCCTCCCGGTGGTCGGCATCCTCGTAGTCCAGCAGCTCCACTGACCGAAGATTTCCACCCGGCAACGCTCCTGGCGCGCCCTCCACGTGGAACATTTGCCAGCCCCGCCCGCTGCCCGGCACCACCTGCAACAGGAAACAGAGAAATACGTACAGCTACAAATTAGAGGTGTGCGTTTCACTGTGGACGCTGTTAAGCTTCATGGCGTCTCTTAGTTAAAGTTATTAATCATGACTGGCAGCAGTGATGATAAAATGTGAGGCGAGTGTGGCAAAGGTACGCTGATTTACCACACGATACGAGACTGTATGAGGGAGAGTTATGAATGCAGTccataatgaaaggaaaatatagagcGTTCCTATGCAGCTTTACTGACCCTATAGGCGAAGTCATTGGTAACGTCCTGGTCCACGACGGTGAGTGTGGCCAGCACGTTGTCGGGGTCAAGGCTCTCAGACACGTCCAGCGTCCACTCGGGCCGTGAGAACCTCGGAGGCACGTCGTTCACGTCgtccacgtccaccaccaccgttcCCGTGCCTGGGAGAGGCGTGAGGGGGGTAGGAGGTGAGCagcgaggagggaaagggagaaaagaagagtgacACCGGCGTGTTTCCCTCACACTCACCCTTGAGGCCGCCGCCGTCGGTCGCCACCACCTGGATGACGTAGCGCTGGGTCTTCTCCCGGTCGAGGCAGCACAGCGCCGTGGTGATGACGCCCAGCTCGCTGTCGATCGCGAAGATGGGACGGCCGCTCGACTCGTCGATCGCGTTCTTCTCCAGCGAGAAGGTCACCTTGGCGTTGTCTCCCTCCTGGGGGTCGTCGTGGTCCGTGGCCACCACGCGCGTCACCGACGACCCTGCAGAGCACCGTTATCAATATAGAGCATTGATATTCTCTTCAGTAATAAAGATCGGTGGAATAGGCAGTGACAAACTCATGATTGTTTGGTCCACGAGGCATGAGTGGTCAGCGTCCAGGTTACCGAGGGGCGTGTCCTCGGagacggtggcggtggtggtgcgggaagggaagaagggcgCGTTGTCGTTGGCGTCCTTGAGGTTAACACGGATGTCGGTGTGCGCCTCAAGCTCTCCGTCCGTGGCCGTCACCCGCAGGCGCCACTGAGGCCGGCCATGGGGAGGGTCGCGGTCCAGGGGCTGCGGGGGAGAGGCAGGTGTAGGTGAGGATGGTAAACAACAACACGCCTACAGGACACCAGACCAAAGTGGGACCAACAACCAATTAACAACAAAACAGTGACAGCCGATAAACAGCAAAAACGCACGCCAGCTGCTAGTGTGGACAGGGCTGACGTGAGGAAAGACTGACCGCAAGTGAGGGAAATTAATCATGGAACTCAATAGACATTTGTGTTATGGTGAGGATAGATAAGCGGAGAATACACAGAAAGGAAGAATTCAGGAGACCGAAGGATTACAGCCGAGTCACCAACTCAATTAACTTGAAAAAGGGTATACACAAATACTAAAGCAAACCAGAGGAAAATAACAGATCAAATACGGAAACTGAAAAATATAGCTCACAGGAACACATATATCTGACAATGAAAAGTCTCAGTTATGTATAGCTATCATCATCTTAGTAAAATCCACTAACATTTCTTCTCAAATGTGTCTATTTACCTTTTCTTATCATTGCAATAAAAGTATTCCAtttcatcaacatttttttccccaaggtgtttatttgtctttaatCTCCTGAAGCTCTTTCCCCGAACACTGCGCGACGGTACGGCAGAATGAAAGACGGCGGTCGCCACTGATTGGGTTGAAAACAAGAGCCATTGAGAATATGCAAATTACAGCTATTTCTCttcggatgagagagagagagagagagagagagagagagagagagagagagagagagagagagagagagagagagagagagagagagagagagagagagagagagagagagagagagagagagagagagagagagagagagagagagagagagatggagcagTGAGGGACGTAATGCTTCTGGAATAGCGTGTGATGGTTTCAAGTGAGGTCGTTAACTCTTGGAGCAGCGAGGCGCATCTCTGTTTGAGGTGGTGTTAGTGAGCCTGGTGGCCCGACTCTTTGAAGGGGCGAGAAGCAGCATTCATCTTAGGCATAGTTTTTTTTACGATACTTTCCCTTCACGGTTTTATCGGCGAGGTGAGTATTAGAGTGTCAAattactcttttttcctctctctctctctctctctctctctctctctctctctctctctctctctctttcttggtgttaatatgcattttctttttcttttttctggtttATCGTTACGCTACGTTTAGTTTTGGTGTTAAGttggtgtttatttgtgtgtttttagatAGTTTTAAAAATAGAAGCTGTGTTGGCgttacctagtagtagtagtagtagtagtagtagtagtagtagtagtagtagtagtagtagtagtagtagtagtagcagtagcagtagcagtagcagtagcagtagcagtagcagtagcagtaatagaaacacacacacaccagaaccaccaccaccaccaccaccaccgccaccaccaccaccaccaccactaccaataataATTTTACACCTTTTCTGTCCAGGTATTGGGGGAGCGGTGTTTATTGTTGACAGAGGCGAGTTGCACCCCTCGTTGGTACTAATGCAATAGTGGACCAGCGAAAGCGAGcgagcaacagagagagagagagagagagagagagagagagagagagagagtccaaatTTGGTGTCTTCAGCCAAGTTAGGAATAAAGTTACGTATTTACTTGCGCGTCGATATAATTTGCCGGGTCAAGGACGGAGCCTCGAGGGAAGCCACTAATAAGAGGATCCATTTCGATAATGACTCGCTGCTGATGACGTTATGCCTTACTGACTCCACTCTTATGAAGATCGCCACTAATCCTCAGCTATACTATATCAATTTGCAGATAATTATAACTCCAGTCTATTTACAAAACATAATATTTACCGATATATATTTTACGTAATCACAAAGCACACCACTATAATTCTTACATATTTTTTGGAAATCATAATCTTTactgcaatatatttttttgtaat
The Portunus trituberculatus isolate SZX2019 chromosome 39, ASM1759143v1, whole genome shotgun sequence DNA segment above includes these coding regions:
- the LOC123515436 gene encoding putative neural-cadherin 2 isoform X1, which translates into the protein MAVNVLVPLLIPLGEQLTNVTKLVGSDPVEFEQPEYEVTVPENTRADHLLRLSARVRAQGETLQYRINEGNEEGLFHLDPSSGSLSLLRPLDYEIQQQYELVVEALAGEARGEARVVVNVDDQNDHAPVFLRALHETQITEEDNRHLPKVILKQVTAVDRDAGRFGRLAYTISGDGMFTNGSRPCFSVDAASGTVLLLRPLDRDPPHGRPQWRLRVTATDGELEAHTDIRVNLKDANDNAPFFPSRTTTATVSEDTPLGSSVTRVVATDHDDPQEGDNAKVTFSLEKNAIDESSGRPIFAIDSELGVITTALCCLDREKTQRYVIQVVATDGGGLKGTGTVVVDVDDVNDVPPRFSRPEWTLDVSESLDPDNVLATLTVVDQDVTNDFAYRVVPGSGRGWQMFHVEGAPGALPGGNLRSVELLDYEDADHREGFHFRVQVTDLGEEGWGRKEHVAETKVRLSLVDENDNDPVFSEDAIYLTLPEDTPRGSLLASFIALDPDNGGESRVRYQVAPDSDPGHQFAVDETGTVRLVGNLDRETADTHNALVWAVDDGSPPRTATATLAINVTDVNDNPPFLSEPREVQVMENSQAQLVARVKLGDPDDWRQGHGPPFTISLDPRAPPHVTDSIRVTLDRRGDDGRGVGVVWTRAALDREERPALLVPLVVGDAGWPSLTATVTLTLHVADVNDNPMAPAAKTVTVHTMQRQGAAVPLGRVYVQDPDDWDAASKTYAWRAPQAGFFLDTSSGHLSMAPSTPDGRRYHLSFVVSDSSQGQDDVEANVTVQVKSLQPSEITHTTPLTLAADTDAVVRPDAKGGPSVLSRLVGAARTWAGGGGVVQVLSVQPVEGRNPATRIWLSAAGIANFDYILLYHKNELSSTLGVNVQDVGVVPCHEPSAITPVTVAEERCVGGCWVGLADDFSVVDANSSAVVGPLVVVQGPCGCTSSTTPIRASMCTPDTCLNGGRCLSTSSGTRCICPHGTLGSQCKVLSRHFQGTGGRHDGSTGPAQDGAWAWVPPIPPCAEVHLSLEVLSTVRAAALLYSGPDQDTEPGSRDLLLLELREGQPVLLLDLGGGPITLTLNSSSSLADNTWHRIDLIWKHEMVEMIVDLCVGDSWDELPMPSLTQNHTLTPLLPDGHTCHGTTRLPHNARVLNTRGVLQVGGLVHPLPPLMAEGNSVLPHPPHFQGCIRNLRVNGKLVDLGDRVLSKASSPGCPATECRANLLQCGVHGRCQGSPSSLQCECHPGWSGPGCDLPTIPATFFPNSYVKVALSFSPLAYTTSISLRFRTLKSRGELVVLSSQHGRDSWSVQLVGGHLCAVLHLQSKTTTTLCLSRVSLADGHWHSLTATRYGSSTFLEVDDGDGDLYNASLVLKGEHLLDVDKQEGIRVGGSPYYQEKGVLKIHNDYFDGCIDDLRISGLSAPLPPAVNSTPWGQASVFKGVEQGCIAPSACTNVSCRPPLSCIDTWRSYQCGCGEGRVLSRSRVTCEDEDECAWQPCLSGGSCFNTQPGYVCSCPAGFSGQHCQLPEVGQTSLKLPMGVLVTIVVWCIFLILLVCAFLLHQHHRRAALRRGMADAKDNAMDCKGHVAPPCSHTPNLLEMQLLKPPRANGQPAWTRNPNIADVDVLQVDAVTPESSGEELDGDRRQVSPPPSRGSSYQGMSSRRTSKGGPGSTPPAGDDLRNYAYEGDGSSPGSLSSCLENCSGSAKFLGGFREVAHMVES
- the LOC123515436 gene encoding putative neural-cadherin 2 isoform X2 yields the protein MAVNVLVPLLIPLGEQLTNVTKLVGSDPVEFEQPEYEVTVPENTRADHLLRLSARVRAQGETLQYRINEGNEEGLFHLDPSSGSLSLLRPLDYEIQQQYELVVEALAGEARGEARVVVNVDDQNDHAPVFLRALHETQITEEDNRHLPKVILKQVTAVDRDAGRFGRLAYTISGDGMFTNGSRPCFSVDAASGTVLLLRPLDRDPPHGRPQWRLRVTATDGELEAHTDIRVNLKDANDNAPFFPSRTTTATVSEDTPLGSSVTRVVATDHDDPQEGDNAKVTFSLEKNAIDESSGRPIFAIDSELGVITTALCCLDREKTQRYVIQVVATDGGGLKGTGTVVVDVDDVNDVPPRFSRPEWTLDVSESLDPDNVLATLTVVDQDVTNDFAYRVVPGSGRGWQMFHVEGAPGALPGGNLRSVELLDYEDADHREGFHFRVQVTDLGEEGWGRKEHVAETKVRLSLVDENDNDPVFSEDAIYLTLPEDTPRGSLLASFIALDPDNGGESRVRYQVAPDSDPGHQFAVDETGTVRLVGNLDRETADTHNALVWAVDDGSPPRTATATLAINVTDVNDNPPFLSEPREVQVMENSQAQLVARVKLGDPDDWRQGHGPPFTISLDPRAPPHVTDSIRVTLDRRGDDGRGVGVVWTRAALDREERPALLVPLVVGDAGWPSLTATVTLTLHVADVNDNPMAPAAKTVTVHTMQRQGAAVPLGRVYVQDPDDWDAASKTYAWRAPQAGFFLDTSSGHLSMAPSTPDGRYHLSFVVSDSSQGQDDVEANVTVQVKSLQPSEITHTTPLTLAADTDAVVRPDAKGGPSVLSRLVGAARTWAGGGGVVQVLSVQPVEGRNPATRIWLSAAGIANFDYILLYHKNELSSTLGVNVQDVGVVPCHEPSAITPVTVAEERCVGGCWVGLADDFSVVDANSSAVVGPLVVVQGPCGCTSSTTPIRASMCTPDTCLNGGRCLSTSSGTRCICPHGTLGSQCKVLSRHFQGTGGRHDGSTGPAQDGAWAWVPPIPPCAEVHLSLEVLSTVRAAALLYSGPDQDTEPGSRDLLLLELREGQPVLLLDLGGGPITLTLNSSSSLADNTWHRIDLIWKHEMVEMIVDLCVGDSWDELPMPSLTQNHTLTPLLPDGHTCHGTTRLPHNARVLNTRGVLQVGGLVHPLPPLMAEGNSVLPHPPHFQGCIRNLRVNGKLVDLGDRVLSKASSPGCPATECRANLLQCGVHGRCQGSPSSLQCECHPGWSGPGCDLPTIPATFFPNSYVKVALSFSPLAYTTSISLRFRTLKSRGELVVLSSQHGRDSWSVQLVGGHLCAVLHLQSKTTTTLCLSRVSLADGHWHSLTATRYGSSTFLEVDDGDGDLYNASLVLKGEHLLDVDKQEGIRVGGSPYYQEKGVLKIHNDYFDGCIDDLRISGLSAPLPPAVNSTPWGQASVFKGVEQGCIAPSACTNVSCRPPLSCIDTWRSYQCGCGEGRVLSRSRVTCEDEDECAWQPCLSGGSCFNTQPGYVCSCPAGFSGQHCQLPEVGQTSLKLPMGVLVTIVVWCIFLILLVCAFLLHQHHRRAALRRGMADAKDNAMDCKGHVAPPCSHTPNLLEMQLLKPPRANGQPAWTRNPNIADVDVLQVDAVTPESSGEELDGDRRQVSPPPSRGSSYQGMSSRRTSKGGPGSTPPAGDDLRNYAYEGDGSSPGSLSSCLENCSGSAKFLGGFREVAHMVES